DNA from Cupriavidus necator N-1:
CAGCTTGACCTGCCCGCCGACACCCCGGTCGCCTACGTCACGCAGACCACGCTGAGCGTGGACGACACCCGCAATATCATCGCCGCGCTCGGGCGCCGCTTCAGCAACCTGGTCGGTCCCGATACGCGCGACATCTGCTACGCCACGCAGAACCGCCAGAGCGCGGTGCGCGACCTGTGCAAGCTGGCTGACGTGATCCTGGTGATCGGCGCGACCAACAGCTCCAACTCCAACCGCCTGCGCGAGATCGGCACGGAAAGCGGCGTGCCCAGCTACCTGATCGCCGAGGGCAGTGAACTGGACCCCGCCTGGGTGCGCAACGCCAACGTGGTGGGCATCACCGCCGGCGCCTCCGCCCCCGAGGAAATGGTCGAGGACGTGATCAACGCCCTGCGCCGGCTGGGCCCGGTGGATGTCACCACCATGGCCGGGCGCGAGGAACATGCCGAGTTCCGGCTGCCGGCCGAGCTGGCCGACGTGAAGCCGAGACCGGCCCCGCGCAAGGCCGGCAAGGAAACCGCCGCAGCCGCGGCCGTACCTGCCACCGCCAACGAGAATATCGCCGGCTGAACCCAACCAGAGGAAGTTGCCTTGGCTATTCCGCTACTGCAGGTCGCCCGCGTGGGCGCCTACATCGTCGGCAAGCATCTGTCGCGACAGAAACGCTATCCGCTTGCCCTGATGCTGGAACCGCTGTTCCGCTGCAACCTGGCGTGTTCAGGCTGCGGCAAGATCGATTATCCGGACCCCATCCTGAACCAGCGCCTGTCGGTGCAGGAATGCCTCGGGGCGGTGGATGAATGCGGTGCCCCGGTGGTGTCCATCGCCGGCGGCGAGCCGCTGCTGCACAAGGACATGCCGGAGATCGTGCAAGGCATCATCGCGCGGCGCAAGTTTGTCTACCTGTGCACCAATGCGCTGCTGATGGAAAAGAAGCTGGACCAGTACCAGCCCAGCCCGTATTTCATCTGGTCGGTGCACCTGGACGGCGACCGCGAGATGCATGACCGCTCGGTGTGCCAGGAAGGCGTGTACGACCGCTGCGTCGAGGCGATCCGGCTGGCCAAGGAACGGGGTTTCCGCGTCAATATCAACTGCACGCTGTTCAACGATGCCCAGCCCGAGCGCGTGGCGAAGTTCTTCGACTCGGTCAAGGCGCTGGGCGTGGACGGCATCACCGTGTCGCCGGGCTATGCCTATGAACGCGCGCCGGACCAGCAGCACTTCCTGAACCGCGGCAAGACCCGCCAGCTGTTCCGCGACATCCTGAGCCGTGGCCGCGCCGGCAAGAACTGGGCCTTCAGCCAGTCGACGCTGTTCCTGGACTTCCTGGCCGGCAACCAGACCTACCACTGCACCCCGTGGGGCAACCCGGCGCGCACCGTATTCGGCTGGCAGCGTCCGTGCTATCTGGTGGGCGAGGGCTATGCCGCCACCTTCCGCGAGCTGATGGAAGAGACCGACTGGGACGCCTATGGCACCGGCAACTACGAGAAGTGCGCCGACTGCATGGTGCACAGCGGCTATGAGGCCACCGCCGTGGCGGACACCTTTGCCCATCCGCTCAAGGCGCTGGGCGTGAGCCTGCGCGGCGTGCGCACCAGCGGGCCGATGGCGCCCGATATTGCGCTGGACAAGCAGCGGCCGGCCGACTACGTGTTTTCGCGCCACGTCGAGATCAAGCTCGAGGAAATCCAGCGCGCGAAGCCGCCCGCCAACCGGCCGCGGCCGGCCAAGGCCAACGCC
Protein-coding regions in this window:
- the hpnH gene encoding adenosyl-hopene transferase HpnH, coding for MAIPLLQVARVGAYIVGKHLSRQKRYPLALMLEPLFRCNLACSGCGKIDYPDPILNQRLSVQECLGAVDECGAPVVSIAGGEPLLHKDMPEIVQGIIARRKFVYLCTNALLMEKKLDQYQPSPYFIWSVHLDGDREMHDRSVCQEGVYDRCVEAIRLAKERGFRVNINCTLFNDAQPERVAKFFDSVKALGVDGITVSPGYAYERAPDQQHFLNRGKTRQLFRDILSRGRAGKNWAFSQSTLFLDFLAGNQTYHCTPWGNPARTVFGWQRPCYLVGEGYAATFRELMEETDWDAYGTGNYEKCADCMVHSGYEATAVADTFAHPLKALGVSLRGVRTSGPMAPDIALDKQRPADYVFSRHVEIKLEEIQRAKPPANRPRPAKANAAATH
- the ispH gene encoding 4-hydroxy-3-methylbut-2-enyl diphosphate reductase; the protein is MQVILAQPRGFCAGVVRAIEIVDRALVKHGAPVFVRHEIVHNKHVVEGLKDNGARFVEELDEVPTGAVTIFSAHGVSREVIADASQRQLHAIDATCPLVIKVHTQGRQYAASGRTVILIGHAGHPEVEGTMGQIPGKVILVQNEAEVAQLDLPADTPVAYVTQTTLSVDDTRNIIAALGRRFSNLVGPDTRDICYATQNRQSAVRDLCKLADVILVIGATNSSNSNRLREIGTESGVPSYLIAEGSELDPAWVRNANVVGITAGASAPEEMVEDVINALRRLGPVDVTTMAGREEHAEFRLPAELADVKPRPAPRKAGKETAAAAAVPATANENIAG